The Streptomyces sp. NBC_01275 genome has a segment encoding these proteins:
- a CDS encoding bifunctional 3-(3-hydroxy-phenyl)propionate/3-hydroxycinnamic acid hydroxylase — protein sequence MTDVLDADVVIVGLGPVGATAANLAHDLGLRVEAFDRAAHIETRPRAIGFDHEAMRVFAGFGLADAIADHIMPYRPSEYHNGNGKVIKRIGTAPPPHPLGWAPNYVFLQPQLEGALRQRLDRSDNVKLHLGTEVTDVQLGDDSATVEVVDATGRRRTLRARYVLACDGGSSPLRRRFGLSMDDLEFDQPWLVVDLLLRPGTGARLPRTNVQYCETARPSTFIVGPGNHRRWEFMINPDERPEDVSHPDFIRTLLSRWLAPGDYDLWRAATYRFHALVLEQWRTQGLFFLGDAAHMTPPFLAQGMCQGIRDASNLMWKLALHLRGDTSERLLDTYQRERAPHVRHVTLVAKKFGHVICERDEATAAKRDADLLAELKATPEGTLRQSLIPGLLAGFLAPERFPARGDILPQPTVTDSRGRTGLLDEYTGSTFRLVIRHSTDAAAAESAVCAHRAGGGFPIRVVRLVAETPAGQDEYREEGHLLDAWMRRHACETVLARPDHYVFGGVHSTSDTGLLLAAAREQLHGTGRSLLS from the coding sequence GTGACCGACGTACTTGACGCTGACGTGGTGATCGTGGGCCTTGGCCCTGTCGGTGCCACGGCCGCGAACCTGGCTCACGACCTTGGTCTCCGGGTCGAGGCATTCGATCGAGCCGCACACATCGAAACCCGGCCCCGTGCCATTGGATTCGATCACGAAGCCATGCGTGTCTTCGCCGGCTTCGGACTGGCCGACGCGATAGCGGATCACATCATGCCCTACCGGCCGTCCGAGTATCACAACGGCAACGGGAAGGTCATCAAGCGCATCGGCACCGCACCACCACCTCACCCCCTCGGATGGGCACCCAACTACGTCTTCCTCCAGCCGCAACTGGAAGGCGCGCTGCGTCAGCGCCTCGATCGGTCGGACAACGTCAAGCTGCACCTCGGCACTGAGGTGACGGACGTGCAACTCGGCGACGACAGCGCCACCGTGGAGGTGGTCGACGCAACTGGGCGCCGGCGCACGCTGCGCGCGCGGTACGTGCTGGCCTGCGACGGCGGCAGCAGTCCATTGCGTAGGCGGTTCGGCCTGAGCATGGACGACCTGGAGTTCGACCAGCCGTGGCTGGTCGTGGACCTGTTGCTGCGCCCCGGCACGGGAGCACGGCTGCCACGGACGAACGTCCAGTACTGCGAGACAGCGCGTCCGAGCACGTTCATCGTGGGCCCGGGGAACCACCGCCGGTGGGAATTCATGATCAACCCTGATGAACGTCCCGAGGACGTGTCCCACCCGGACTTCATTCGCACTCTCCTGTCGCGATGGCTGGCTCCCGGGGACTATGACCTGTGGCGAGCGGCCACCTACCGCTTCCATGCCCTGGTCCTCGAACAGTGGCGCACGCAGGGCCTGTTCTTCCTGGGCGATGCCGCACACATGACACCACCGTTCCTGGCGCAGGGCATGTGCCAAGGGATCCGCGACGCGTCCAACCTGATGTGGAAGCTGGCCCTTCACTTGCGTGGCGACACCTCCGAACGTCTCTTGGACACGTATCAGCGTGAGCGCGCCCCGCACGTACGACACGTGACGCTCGTCGCCAAAAAGTTCGGCCATGTGATCTGCGAGCGCGACGAGGCCACCGCCGCCAAGCGCGACGCAGACCTGCTGGCAGAACTGAAGGCCACTCCGGAAGGAACCCTCCGCCAGTCCCTGATCCCCGGACTGCTGGCGGGCTTCCTCGCACCGGAACGTTTCCCCGCGCGCGGCGACATCCTCCCTCAACCGACGGTGACCGACAGCCGTGGCAGGACAGGGTTGCTCGACGAGTACACCGGGAGCACCTTCAGGCTGGTGATCCGGCACAGCACGGACGCGGCCGCAGCCGAGTCGGCCGTGTGCGCGCACCGGGCAGGGGGTGGATTTCCGATTCGCGTCGTCCGTCTGGTCGCCGAGACGCCGGCCGGCCAGGACGAATACCGCGAGGAAGGACACCTCCTGGACGCGTGGATGCGTCGACACGCGTGCGAAACGGTGCTCGCTCGTCCTGACCACTACGTATTCGGTGGCGTTCATTCAACGAGCGACACCGGCCTCCTGCTCGCAGCTGCTCGTGAGCAGCTGCACGGCACCGGTCGGTCACTGTTGTCCTGA
- the paaZ gene encoding phenylacetic acid degradation bifunctional protein PaaZ has protein sequence MLLESYLQDIWVAPSAAGSNAVDVHDAVTGGTVCRVSSQGLDLAGAFDHARRAGGPTLRALSFHRRADLLDALATAVRARRDELYALSARAGATLNDARYDVDGGIRVLRDYAARARTELPDAPHLVEGPAERLARGDDFLGVHLVSPSPGLMLQVNAFNFPVWAPLEKLAQALLAGMPSVVKPATPTAYLTEHLVRIVTDAGALPPGALQMVAGSVRPALGLLGEQDVLSFTGSAATAATLRTHPDLVARSVRFNAEADSVNAIVLAPDVTPGSPLFEAFVREVVTEMTVKAGQKCTAIRRVLVPREHEAAALDAIASELAGITIGDPTAEGVRMGPVVSLAQRDDIRQAVRKIARSGRFVHGDPEKVRLIDADPDRGAFLDTLLVSADPDAAAPHEVEPFGPAATVLAYRDTAHATDLVARGRGSLAASVVGDDLSWTTAFLQDVAPWHGRLHLLDSTNMAQTTGHGSPLPALRHGGPGRAGAGSEMAGTRGVVDLMQRTALQASPRLLDTLYAAPPSPAVESL, from the coding sequence ATGCTTCTCGAGAGCTATCTGCAGGACATCTGGGTCGCGCCATCCGCCGCCGGTTCGAATGCGGTTGACGTGCACGACGCCGTCACCGGCGGGACAGTCTGCCGCGTCTCCTCCCAAGGCCTCGACCTCGCGGGCGCGTTCGACCACGCGCGCCGCGCAGGCGGCCCCACGCTGCGCGCGCTGAGCTTCCACCGACGGGCCGACCTCCTGGACGCGCTCGCCACGGCCGTCCGCGCCCGCCGCGACGAGCTGTACGCCCTCTCCGCCCGCGCGGGAGCCACTCTCAACGACGCCCGCTACGACGTCGACGGCGGCATCCGCGTCCTGCGCGACTACGCGGCCCGCGCCCGCACCGAACTGCCGGACGCGCCCCACCTCGTGGAAGGCCCCGCCGAACGCCTCGCCCGGGGCGACGACTTCCTGGGTGTCCACCTCGTCAGCCCCTCCCCCGGCCTGATGCTTCAGGTGAACGCCTTCAACTTCCCGGTGTGGGCGCCACTGGAGAAGCTCGCCCAGGCGCTGCTGGCGGGCATGCCCAGCGTGGTGAAGCCGGCCACCCCGACCGCGTACCTCACCGAGCACCTGGTCCGGATCGTCACCGACGCCGGCGCCCTGCCGCCCGGAGCCCTGCAGATGGTCGCCGGCTCGGTGCGCCCGGCACTCGGCCTGCTCGGCGAGCAGGACGTCCTGTCCTTCACCGGCTCCGCCGCCACGGCTGCGACGCTGCGCACCCACCCCGACCTGGTGGCCCGTTCCGTCCGCTTCAACGCCGAGGCCGACTCCGTCAACGCCATCGTGCTGGCCCCGGACGTCACCCCGGGTTCCCCGCTGTTCGAGGCGTTCGTGCGCGAGGTGGTGACCGAGATGACCGTCAAGGCGGGCCAGAAGTGCACCGCGATCCGCCGCGTCCTCGTCCCCCGCGAGCACGAGGCAGCGGCGCTCGACGCGATCGCCTCCGAGCTCGCCGGCATCACCATAGGGGACCCCACCGCAGAAGGCGTGCGGATGGGGCCTGTCGTCAGCCTCGCCCAGCGCGACGACATACGACAGGCGGTGCGGAAGATCGCCCGGTCCGGACGCTTCGTGCACGGCGATCCCGAGAAGGTGCGCCTGATCGACGCCGACCCCGATCGGGGGGCGTTCCTCGACACCCTCCTCGTCTCCGCCGACCCGGACGCCGCCGCACCTCACGAGGTGGAGCCGTTCGGACCGGCCGCGACCGTGCTGGCGTACCGCGACACGGCCCACGCGACCGACCTGGTAGCGCGCGGCCGGGGCAGCCTCGCCGCCTCCGTCGTCGGCGACGACCTCTCCTGGACGACCGCCTTCCTCCAGGACGTGGCCCCCTGGCATGGACGGCTCCACCTGCTGGACTCGACGAACATGGCGCAGACCACCGGCCACGGATCACCGCTGCCCGCCCTGAGACACGGCGGACCCGGTCGCGCCGGCGCAGGATCGGAGATGGCAGGCACCCGCGGCGTCGTCGATCTGATGCAGCGAACGGCACTCCAGGCCTCGCCACGGCTGCTCGACACGCTGTACGCCGCGCCGCCCTCTCCGGCGGTCGAGTCCCTGTGA
- a CDS encoding VOC family protein: MTIQSLGYVGIGAPDPTAWAEYARTVIGLAVEPEAASDSGSAAGEGPVHYRLRMDQHPFRMWLTEAEAGGVTVIGWEVRDGAAIDAMTVRLKEAGVDVTAGTEEECLDRQVTRMVHFGGPLGIRTELFCGRRLAPSQFVSPLGVDFVTGEQGLGHVVMKTPHVQEAVDFYCDVLGFRLSDTADYPWGTFYFLGCNPRHHSVAFIRSYKNEGTHHILCEVTTPEEVGRALDRTREHDVELMATLGKHANDGMFSFYMTSPAGFGIEIGAGGVQVDESTWVSRTYTADVWGHHPVP; encoded by the coding sequence ATGACGATCCAGAGCCTTGGTTACGTAGGGATCGGCGCGCCCGACCCGACAGCATGGGCGGAGTACGCCCGCACAGTGATAGGCCTCGCGGTCGAGCCAGAGGCCGCATCCGACAGCGGCTCTGCCGCGGGCGAGGGGCCCGTGCACTACCGCCTGCGGATGGACCAGCATCCGTTCCGCATGTGGCTGACGGAGGCGGAGGCCGGTGGTGTGACGGTCATCGGCTGGGAGGTCCGTGACGGGGCGGCGATCGACGCGATGACGGTGCGGCTCAAGGAGGCCGGCGTCGACGTCACGGCGGGCACCGAGGAGGAGTGCCTGGACCGCCAGGTGACGCGCATGGTGCACTTCGGCGGCCCGCTCGGCATCCGCACCGAGCTGTTCTGCGGCCGACGCCTGGCCCCCAGCCAGTTCGTGTCGCCGCTCGGCGTCGACTTCGTGACCGGCGAGCAGGGGCTCGGGCACGTCGTGATGAAGACGCCGCACGTCCAGGAGGCGGTCGACTTCTACTGCGACGTCCTGGGCTTCCGGCTCAGCGACACAGCTGACTACCCCTGGGGCACGTTCTACTTCCTCGGCTGCAACCCGAGGCACCACAGCGTCGCCTTCATCCGTTCGTACAAGAACGAGGGCACCCACCACATCCTGTGCGAGGTGACCACCCCGGAGGAGGTCGGCCGGGCCCTCGACCGCACGCGCGAGCACGACGTCGAGCTCATGGCCACGCTCGGCAAGCACGCCAACGACGGAATGTTCTCGTTCTACATGACCTCGCCCGCCGGCTTCGGCATCGAGATCGGCGCGGGCGGCGTACAGGTCGACGAGAGCACCTGGGTCAGCCGTACGTACACGGCCGACGTCTGGGGTCATCACCCGGTCCCGTAG
- a CDS encoding carboxymuconolactone decarboxylase family protein has translation MSGVVPEKARLQPVDESELHEKTLASLASYRDQDGRIYTIWATLAHHEDALRRFIVFGNHVLGKNTLPLPSRELMILRIAARAQAAYEWDQHVRIARRAGLTDDTILAAATGTWDGLDDLDQVLLTATDSLLDRQGVDDKLWGRLTDHLSVEQVIDVLYTVGQYLTIATVINTLGVRVEGELALPLPVHEQKEEAA, from the coding sequence ATGTCGGGAGTAGTGCCCGAGAAGGCCCGCCTGCAGCCCGTCGACGAGAGCGAGCTGCACGAGAAGACACTGGCGTCGCTGGCGTCGTACCGCGACCAGGACGGCCGGATCTACACGATCTGGGCGACCCTCGCGCACCACGAGGACGCCCTGCGCCGCTTCATCGTCTTCGGCAACCACGTACTGGGGAAGAACACCCTGCCGCTGCCGTCCCGCGAGCTGATGATCCTCCGGATCGCGGCCCGGGCGCAGGCCGCCTACGAGTGGGACCAGCACGTCCGCATCGCCCGCCGCGCCGGGCTCACCGACGACACGATCCTGGCCGCCGCGACCGGCACCTGGGACGGACTCGACGACCTCGACCAGGTGCTGCTCACCGCCACCGACTCCCTCCTGGACCGCCAGGGCGTGGACGACAAGCTGTGGGGCCGGCTGACCGACCACCTGAGCGTCGAGCAGGTCATCGATGTCCTCTACACCGTCGGCCAGTACCTCACCATCGCCACCGTCATCAACACACTCGGCGTCCGGGTGGAGGGCGAGCTCGCCCTGCCCCTGCCTGTTCACGAGCAGAAGGAAGAAGCCGCATGA
- a CDS encoding fumarylacetoacetate hydrolase family protein: protein MKLANLAGRPVVVRDDRALDIADASKGAIEPRLEVLSDLALHDELRALAERAADAHWKPFAPGDLGRVAKPYKAIGVALNYRAHAEESNLPVPDEPSVFAKFASSVVGPYDAIVVEARYDKVDFEAELVVVMGKEGKNISEADAWSHVAGVTAGQDISDRKEQWRKPINQFTLPKSYDTFSPIGPYLVTLDEFADPDDIEVAGWVDDLEVQRGRTSDLIFSVPELIAWLSKRVTFEPGDLIFTGTPAGCGVRRTPRLYLTEGKVLRTEVTGVGTMVNPVVGG, encoded by the coding sequence ATGAAGCTCGCCAACCTCGCCGGGCGCCCCGTCGTCGTCCGCGACGACCGCGCCCTCGACATCGCGGACGCCAGCAAGGGAGCGATCGAGCCGCGCCTGGAGGTGCTGTCCGACCTCGCCCTCCACGACGAGCTGCGCGCGCTCGCCGAGCGGGCCGCCGACGCGCACTGGAAGCCGTTCGCGCCGGGTGACCTGGGCCGTGTCGCCAAGCCGTACAAGGCCATCGGCGTCGCCCTGAACTACCGCGCGCACGCCGAGGAGTCCAACCTTCCGGTGCCGGACGAACCCTCGGTGTTCGCCAAGTTCGCCTCGTCGGTGGTCGGCCCGTACGACGCGATCGTGGTGGAGGCGCGCTACGACAAGGTCGACTTCGAGGCGGAGCTCGTGGTCGTCATGGGCAAGGAGGGCAAGAACATCTCCGAGGCCGACGCCTGGTCCCACGTGGCCGGCGTCACCGCGGGTCAGGACATCAGCGACCGCAAGGAACAGTGGCGCAAGCCGATCAACCAGTTCACGCTGCCGAAGTCGTACGACACCTTCAGCCCGATCGGCCCGTACCTGGTGACGCTCGACGAGTTCGCCGACCCCGACGACATCGAGGTGGCCGGCTGGGTCGACGACCTGGAAGTCCAGCGGGGCCGCACCTCCGACCTGATCTTCAGCGTGCCCGAGCTGATCGCCTGGCTGTCGAAGCGGGTGACGTTCGAACCCGGCGACCTGATCTTCACCGGCACCCCGGCCGGCTGCGGCGTCCGCCGCACCCCGCGGCTGTACCTCACCGAGGGCAAGGTCCTGCGGACCGAGGTCACGGGTGTGGGCACTATGGTCAATCCGGTCGTCGGCGGCTGA
- a CDS encoding MarR family winged helix-turn-helix transcriptional regulator — protein sequence MTDTAREPETSGTSRTREFSELLRHQHRELGTTDPRDLDAIEMVTDLTRLEARLTKDFEKHVHRPLGLTWAGFRILNALWVYGPLGQQDIGRVSGSTRASISSALATLESRGLVTRERVETDRRQLVVELTAEGRETLRLAIEAQTKRERAWTGVLRDDQLSELVHLLRTLVNQETPPAE from the coding sequence GTGACGGACACCGCGCGCGAACCGGAGACCTCAGGGACGAGCCGGACCCGGGAGTTCTCGGAGCTGCTGCGCCACCAGCATCGCGAGCTGGGCACGACCGATCCCCGCGACCTCGACGCGATCGAGATGGTCACCGACCTCACCCGCCTCGAAGCCCGGCTGACCAAGGACTTCGAGAAGCACGTCCACCGGCCGCTGGGCCTGACCTGGGCGGGCTTCCGGATCCTGAACGCCCTGTGGGTCTACGGACCGCTCGGCCAGCAGGACATCGGCCGAGTCTCCGGATCCACCCGGGCCAGCATCTCCAGCGCCCTCGCGACCCTGGAGAGCCGCGGCCTCGTCACCCGCGAGCGGGTCGAGACCGACCGCCGTCAGCTGGTCGTCGAGCTCACCGCGGAGGGCCGCGAGACGCTGCGGCTGGCCATCGAGGCCCAGACGAAACGCGAGCGGGCCTGGACGGGCGTCCTGCGGGACGACCAGCTCAGTGAACTGGTGCATCTGCTGCGTACGCTGGTGAACCAGGAGACCCCGCCCGCGGAGTGA
- a CDS encoding cupin domain-containing protein gives MVRRVVTGVSPSGKPVIVSDGEPPRTNQSVHTPGFARSLVWNTAAPAVPSADPTASLKSFVPGPGETVALTVTFAPASVYADPSWDPAAAAAEQLEFSPGLAELFEPDNPGMHTTPTVDYGVVLTGELVLDLDGGETAVLGPGDIIVQNATRHAWRNNGTEPATAFFVLIGAGGTS, from the coding sequence ATGGTCCGTCGTGTCGTCACCGGTGTCAGCCCGAGCGGGAAGCCCGTGATCGTCAGTGACGGCGAGCCGCCGCGCACCAATCAGTCCGTGCACACCCCCGGCTTCGCCCGCTCCCTTGTGTGGAACACGGCGGCTCCCGCCGTCCCGTCGGCCGACCCGACGGCGTCCCTGAAGTCCTTCGTGCCCGGGCCGGGCGAGACGGTCGCGCTGACCGTCACCTTCGCGCCGGCCAGTGTCTACGCCGACCCCAGCTGGGACCCCGCCGCCGCGGCGGCGGAGCAGCTGGAGTTCAGCCCCGGTCTCGCCGAGCTCTTCGAGCCCGACAACCCGGGCATGCACACCACGCCCACCGTCGACTACGGCGTCGTCCTCACCGGCGAGCTGGTCCTCGACCTCGACGGCGGCGAGACCGCGGTCCTGGGGCCCGGCGACATCATCGTGCAGAACGCCACACGCCACGCCTGGCGCAACAACGGCACCGAGCCCGCCACGGCGTTCTTCGTCCTGATCGGCGCGGGCGGCACCTCATGA
- a CDS encoding cytochrome P450, translating into MSPLTTAAPGAPVVDLDLADLRRDPYPAYAELRRTAPLAWVPSVGRHLLTRYEDIVHAEKLPEVFSSREEGSLLLRTVGRNMLREDDPDHRRLRSAAEPPTRPRQVRDLWAGAFERTAHELLDKIADRGEADLIADFAEPLVAANLALVLGLRDASAEDIAGWSRAMMAGNSNYADDPDIWLRAEQATGAIEDAVARAAEAARREPDGSVISSMVHAAEPVELTEIQNNVKVIIGGGVNEPRDVFGVGAWALLNRPEVLDRVLAEPSSWKRVFEETARWVSPIGMYPRQLTQDYEIAGLTLPAGSRVALVIASGNRDESVFERADEFDLDRPHRPHLAFGGGPHFCMGAWVARHEVSAIAWPLIFDRLKGLRLADGATASDSDSAAGRMDGWVFRGPTSLNVTWHAAQAA; encoded by the coding sequence ATGAGCCCCCTGACGACGGCGGCGCCCGGCGCTCCGGTCGTCGACCTCGACCTCGCCGACCTGCGCCGCGACCCCTACCCCGCCTACGCCGAGCTGCGCCGCACCGCCCCGCTCGCCTGGGTCCCCTCGGTCGGCCGGCACCTGCTCACCCGGTACGAGGACATCGTCCACGCGGAGAAGCTCCCCGAGGTGTTCAGCTCGCGCGAGGAGGGCTCGCTGCTGCTGCGTACGGTCGGCCGGAACATGCTCCGCGAGGACGACCCAGACCACCGGCGCCTGCGGTCCGCGGCCGAGCCGCCGACCCGTCCGCGCCAGGTCCGCGACCTGTGGGCAGGCGCCTTCGAGCGCACCGCGCACGAGCTGCTCGACAAAATCGCCGACCGCGGCGAGGCCGACCTGATAGCCGACTTCGCCGAACCGCTCGTCGCCGCCAACCTGGCCCTGGTGCTGGGCCTGCGTGACGCGAGCGCCGAGGACATCGCCGGCTGGTCGCGGGCGATGATGGCCGGCAACAGCAACTACGCCGACGATCCCGACATCTGGCTGCGCGCCGAACAGGCCACCGGCGCCATCGAGGACGCGGTGGCCCGGGCCGCCGAGGCCGCCCGGCGCGAGCCCGACGGCTCGGTGATCTCCTCCATGGTCCACGCGGCCGAGCCGGTGGAGCTCACCGAGATCCAGAACAACGTCAAGGTCATCATCGGCGGAGGCGTCAACGAGCCGCGTGACGTCTTCGGCGTCGGCGCCTGGGCGCTGCTCAACCGCCCCGAGGTGCTGGACCGGGTGCTCGCCGAGCCCTCCTCCTGGAAGCGGGTCTTCGAGGAGACGGCCCGCTGGGTCTCGCCGATCGGCATGTACCCGCGCCAGCTCACGCAGGACTACGAGATCGCCGGGCTGACCCTCCCCGCCGGCAGCCGCGTGGCCCTCGTCATCGCCTCGGGCAACCGGGACGAGTCGGTGTTCGAGCGGGCCGACGAGTTCGACCTGGACCGGCCGCACCGTCCGCATCTCGCCTTCGGCGGCGGACCGCACTTCTGCATGGGCGCGTGGGTCGCGCGCCACGAGGTCAGCGCGATCGCCTGGCCCCTGATCTTCGACCGCCTCAAGGGACTCCGCCTCGCCGACGGCGCGACAGCATCCGACAGCGACTCCGCCGCGGGCCGCATGGACGGCTGGGTGTTCCGCGGGCCGACCTCGCTGAACGTCACCTGGCACGCAGCGCAAGCCGCCTGA
- a CDS encoding 2Fe-2S iron-sulfur cluster-binding protein: MPTVIFQLPDGTERKVTAASGTVLMQAAVSNGVQGIVAECGGNASCATCHVYVDADRSELVGGPNDVEDEMLDFTAAERRPTSRLSCQVELSDALDGLVVHVPEEQV; this comes from the coding sequence ATGCCCACCGTCATCTTCCAGTTGCCCGACGGGACCGAACGCAAGGTCACCGCCGCGTCGGGGACCGTGCTCATGCAGGCGGCCGTCTCGAACGGCGTCCAGGGCATCGTCGCCGAGTGCGGGGGCAACGCCTCCTGCGCCACCTGCCACGTCTACGTGGACGCCGACCGGTCCGAGCTGGTGGGAGGCCCGAACGACGTCGAGGACGAGATGCTGGACTTCACCGCCGCCGAACGCCGGCCGACCAGCCGGCTCAGCTGTCAGGTCGAGCTCTCCGACGCCCTCGACGGCCTGGTGGTCCACGTGCCCGAGGAGCAGGTATGA
- a CDS encoding NAD(P)/FAD-dependent oxidoreductase, with product MSTGTTRTAGVVVVGGGQAGFSVASTLRACGYDGPVTVFAAEPHLPYQRPPLSKKAHTEPDELRVSLVPESFYAERDIELRLGDDVVALDPAARTVRTRAGRRVPYAHLVLATGARNRPLPVPGADLAGVHALRSLDDALAVGRALATARDVVVVGGGFIGLELAQVARARGARVTVVELADRLLSRAVSPQLQEHLRQRHEESGVRVLTGTAVQRIEGTDRVRQVVTSAGILPADLVVYGIGAVPRDELARDAGLAVDDGVLVDEQLRSVTDPRVSAVGDCARHPHPHAVGPVRLESVQNATDQGALVGRRLAGQPARYENLPWFWSDQGAVKLQIAGLRAPSDEVRLVPGDTPGRLAAYAFRDGRLVAVETLDWPAEHLAARRLLERRTPVLADELTGTTLGGLARARRAAEVRA from the coding sequence ATGAGCACAGGTACGACGCGCACCGCGGGTGTGGTCGTGGTCGGCGGCGGGCAGGCCGGGTTCAGCGTCGCCTCGACCCTGCGCGCCTGTGGCTACGACGGTCCGGTCACCGTGTTCGCCGCCGAGCCCCATCTGCCGTACCAGCGGCCGCCGTTGTCCAAGAAGGCCCACACCGAGCCGGACGAGCTGCGGGTCTCGCTGGTCCCGGAGTCCTTCTACGCCGAGCGGGACATCGAGCTGCGGCTCGGTGACGACGTGGTCGCCCTCGACCCGGCGGCCCGCACGGTCCGCACCCGCGCCGGCAGACGCGTCCCCTACGCCCACCTGGTGCTGGCGACCGGTGCGCGCAACCGGCCCCTGCCGGTCCCCGGAGCCGACCTGGCCGGCGTGCACGCCCTGCGCTCGCTCGACGACGCGCTGGCCGTCGGCCGGGCTCTGGCGACGGCCCGTGACGTGGTCGTCGTCGGCGGCGGCTTCATCGGGCTCGAACTCGCCCAGGTGGCCCGGGCCCGCGGCGCGCGGGTGACCGTCGTCGAGCTGGCCGACCGGCTGCTGAGCCGGGCCGTCTCCCCGCAGCTCCAGGAACACCTGCGGCAGCGGCACGAGGAGTCCGGCGTCCGCGTCCTCACCGGGACGGCCGTGCAGCGGATCGAGGGCACGGACCGGGTCCGGCAGGTCGTGACGTCGGCCGGGATCCTCCCCGCCGACCTCGTCGTGTACGGCATCGGAGCCGTCCCCCGGGACGAGCTGGCGCGGGACGCCGGCCTGGCCGTGGACGACGGTGTGCTCGTCGACGAGCAGCTCCGCTCGGTCACCGACCCGCGGGTCTCCGCCGTCGGCGACTGCGCCCGCCACCCCCACCCGCACGCGGTGGGCCCGGTCCGGCTGGAGTCCGTGCAGAACGCCACCGACCAGGGCGCGCTCGTCGGCCGCCGCCTCGCGGGACAGCCCGCCCGGTACGAGAACCTGCCGTGGTTCTGGAGCGACCAGGGTGCAGTCAAGCTGCAGATCGCCGGCCTGCGGGCGCCCTCGGACGAGGTCCGGCTGGTGCCGGGCGACACCCCTGGACGACTGGCCGCGTACGCCTTCCGCGACGGCCGGCTGGTGGCCGTCGAGACACTGGACTGGCCCGCCGAGCACCTGGCCGCCCGTCGGCTGCTCGAGCGGCGGACGCCGGTCCTGGCCGACGAGCTGACGGGCACGACGCTGGGCGGGCTCGCCCGCGCGAGACGGGCCGCGGAGGTGCGGGCATGA